A window of the Henckelia pumila isolate YLH828 chromosome 3, ASM3356847v2, whole genome shotgun sequence genome harbors these coding sequences:
- the LOC140887021 gene encoding spermidine hydroxycinnamoyl transferase-like, whose product MVNIRAAHVVLPAEPTPNEIMYLNACDQIKDITHTPTIYFYKHSATLESVDATSRLKDSLSKALVPFYPLAGRLNWSEEGGSRVELHCNGKGVLLFEAESDAKVEDFGDFTPNAEIQALIPSMDYTTPIDQIPMVIVQLTRFKCGGVSIGMGISHVMADGPSALHFVNEWTKFARGEAAGPNVPPFLDRKILDAGKPLDFKFDPAVLRPPPTLIGQEDSMEQRKKPITVAFLNLSRLQIEKLRNRANMDFDAEKNRSSRGYSRFEAVAAHIWRCTSKARGHVSEQQTSLLFPADFRNKMNPPLPRNYFGNALIRVEATDNSGNLLSNSLGMASKKIREAVGKVTEETVIAYLDFLKGLPDVGRFRSLDNNGRPKGDFYGNPNLAIISWTALPLYGADFGWGKEIHLGPGMMGFDGKTFLIPGQNGDGSFNVAIWLQEEHMPAFKKCFYDDI is encoded by the coding sequence ATGGTGAACATACGCGCCGCCCACGTCGTGCTGCCGGCGGAGCCGACGCCAAACGAGATCATGTATCTGAACGCATGTGATCAAATCAAAGACATAACACACACTCCCACCATCTACTTCTACAAACATTCCGCAACCTTGGAGTCTGTAGACGCCACATCCAGGCTCAAAGACTCACTCAGCAAAGCCTTGGTGCCGTTTTACCCGCTGGCAGGGCGGCTGAACTGGTCGGAGGAAGGCGGCAGCCGGGTGGAGCTTCACTGCAATGGGAAAGGAGTCCTCCTTTTTGAAGCAGAGTCCGACGCTAAGGTCGAAGATTTCGGCGATTTCACGCCGAATGCTGAAATCCAGGCCCTGATTCCTTCCATGGATTACACAACTCCCATCGATCAAATCCCCATGGTTATCGTTCAGCTGACGAGGTTCAAGTGCGGCGGAGTCAGCATCGGCATGGGGATTTCCCACGTCATGGCGGATGGTCCCAGCGCCCTGCATTTCGTCAACGAATGGACCAAATTCGCTCGCGGCGAAGCCGCCGGGCCTAACGTCCCGCCGTTTCTTGATCGGAAGATTTTGGACGCCGGGAAACCATTGGATTTCAAATTCGACCCGGCGGTGCTGCGGCCCCCGCCTACCTTAATCGGCCAAGAAGACAGCATGGAACAGAGGAAAAAGCCGATCACCGTCGCTTTCCTCAATCTCAGCAGATTACAGATCGAGAAACTCCGAAACAGAGCAAACATGGATTTCGACGCAGAAAAGAACCGGAGCAGCCGCGGCTACAGCAGATTCGAGGCAGTAGCAGCCCACATATGGCGCTGCACAAGCAAAGCACGCGGCCACGTCTCCGAGCAGCAAACCAGCCTACTTTTCCCAGCAGATTTCCGCAACAAAATGAATCCCCCCCTTCCAAGAAACTACTTCGGCAACGCCCTGATCCGAGTCGAAGCCACCGATAATTCAGGCAACTTGCTGTCAAACTCCCTCGGCATGGCTTCCAAGAAAATCCGGGAGGCCGTAGGGAAAGTGACGGAGGAAACAGTCATAGCGTATCTAGATTTCTTGAAGGGATTGCCGGACGTGGGTCGATTCAGATCCTTGGACAACAATGGTAGGCCGAAGGGAGATTTTTACGGCAACCCGAATCTGGCCATTATAAGCTGGACTGCTCTGCCGCTCTACGGGGCGGATTTCGGGTGGGGAAAGGAGATTCATTTGGGGCCTGGAATGATGGGATTCGACGGGAAAACATTCCTAATTCCTGGACAGAATGGAGATGGCTCGTTTAATGTTGCAATATGGCTGCAGGAAGAACACATGCCAGCTTTCAAGAAATGCTTCTATGATGATATTTGA
- the LOC140891744 gene encoding large ribosomal subunit protein bL35c → MATVAMATCNFSFGLRICNKRPEIRSTTVQFKPLTKKQTSISKLSSSHSISGLHPLVRNQVSAPSCRNSRPMTVVCAKGYKMKTHKASAKRFRVSGSGKIMRRRAGKQHLLAKKNTKRKLRLSKMVQVNRSDYNNVIGALPYLKVNRSN, encoded by the exons ATGGCTACTGTAGCAATGGCTACTTgtaatttttcttttggattacGAATTTGCAATAAACGTCCAGAAATCCGATCCACAACTGTTCAATTCAAGCCATTAACCAAGAAACAAACCTCAATTAGCAAGCTCAGTTCGTCGCACTCTATTTCTGGGCTTCACCCACTTGTTCGTAATCAGGTTTCCGCACCCTCTTGCAGAAATTCACGGCCAATGACAGTGGTATGTGCCAAAGGCTACAAAATGAAGACCCACAAG GCTTCTGCGAAGAGATTTCGAGTTTCGGGTAGTGGGAAGATAATGAGGAGAAGAGCGGGGAAGCAGCATTTGCTCGCGAAGAAGAATACTAAGAGAAAATTGAGACTCTCCAAAATG GTGCAAGTTAATCGCAGCGACTATAACAATGTCATTGGTGCTCTGCCTTATCTCAAAGTTAACCGATCGAACTAA
- the LOC140886711 gene encoding autophagy-related protein 11, whose translation MSSHTAEGVVEGGKLLIHIAENGHSYALDCDGYTIVETVQKFLESVCGIMFNDQLLLCLDMKLEPQRSLSAYNLPSDDREVFLFNKARMRSNSPSPAPEQVDIVDIPDPPLPSSSHDIHPLDNASDPALKALPSYERQFRYHFQCGHAIFSSTLAKIETCKRLLQEQKVQERALEIARGNLDHFYKIVLQNYHDFLKCYSQQHRSHASLLANFGRDIEKLRSMRLFPALVTANRKCLLDFVKEENLRKTVEDCSISHRQFENKVSEFKQEFGDLKRNTEMLFSGKASVLVKDLDSTIKDHQRFINEQKSIMQTLSKDVNTVKKLVDDSLSGQFTSSLRPHDAVSALGPMYDCHDKNYLPKMKECDHAISTLLGFCRDKKIEMNIFVHNYMQKIAYIQYTIKDVRYKFSVFQEALKRQNDQFEPLKVVRGIGPAYRACLAEVVRRKAEMKIYMGKAGQMAEKLATERESEVRRREEFLKVHSTYIPRDIFATMGLYDTPNPCDVNVSPFDSNLLDIELPDVDRYAPESLLGLSSKSEKYGTSRSSLLMSDDGSQSTEVEGNAANFQEKYGSQELLEETELVEIAGTSKMEVENAKLKAELASKIAFLSSICTEFDYESLGDSKIESLLKNAAEKTSEALHLKDEYEKHLQTLLKMKKIQCDCYEKRIQELEQRLSDQYVDRHKLSADESSSNFAVSTAKIDDNKSEISGLEGIHMPCSMGEASCASSPLKPVLLPAEDKAQERIDDSMTDSSSTINPIPLLDSSMLDLHSDKGHSCDKNEKGKLLTDEGAALASSNMAVSMSQPTGVVSCETVVEPGVDATESDNFVMELENALAGKVSQLDNAETKIQALMDEVSKLGRELEISQKLLDESQMNCAHLENCLHEAREEAQTHLCAADRRASEYSALRGSAVKMRGLFERLRSCVLSAGVTDFVDSLRSLAQSLSSSAHKTDDDSTAEFRECIRVLADKVGVLSRQRAELLDRYSKTEAANEQLNKDLEEKKELVNTLYTKHQLEKQANKEKISFNRLEVHEIAAFILNSSGYYEAINRNSPHYYLSAESVALFSDHLTNRTSYIVGQVVHIERQTVKSPPPSTSVQADSARDRVDILTPETGTNRLTFNSSSTSNPYGLPVGCEYFVVTIAMLPDTAIHPTNPS comes from the exons ATGTCTTCACATACAGCAGAAGGTGTAGTCGAAGGGGGAAAACTTTTGATTCATATTGCAGAGAATGGGCACTCGTATGCGCTTGATTGTGATGGGTACACTATTGTTGAGACTGTACAGAAGTTTCTTGAATCAGTTTGTGGGATAATGTTCAATGATCAGCTTCTTTTGTGCTTGGACATGAAATTGGAACCGCAGCGCTCCCTCTCCGCCTACAACCTCCCTTCTGATGATCGAGAAGTATTTCTGTTTAATAAGGCAAGGATGCGGAGTAATTCACCATCCCCTGCACCAGAACAAGTTGACATTGTTGATATTCCCGATCCCCCATTACCATCCTCATCTCACGACATTCATCCTTTGGATAATGCCTCAGATCCTGCATTAAAGGCTCTGCCTTCCTACGAGAGACAGTTTAGGTATCATTTTCAGTGTGGACATGCTATTTTCAGTAGTACATTAGCTAAGATTGAAACATGTAAGAGGTTGTTGCAAGAGCAAAAGGTGCAAGAAAGGGCATTAGAAATTGCCCGGGGTAATTTAGATCATTTCTATAAGATTGTACTTCAAAACTACCATGATTTCCTAAAGTGTTACTCACAGCAGCACCGAAGCCATGCTAGCCTTCTGGCCAACTTCGGGAGGGATATTGAGAAATTGAGATCTATGAGACTTTTCCCTGCCTTGGTGACTGCTAATAGAAAATGCTTACTCGATTTTGTGAAGGAAGAGAACTTGAGGAAAACAGTGGAAGACTGCAGCATTTCCCACAGACAGTTTGAGAACAAAGTTTCAGAATTTAAACAAGAGTTTGGAGATCTAAAGCGCAATACAGAAATGTTATTTTCTGGCAAAGCTTCAGTTCTTGTTAAAGACTTGGATTCGACTATAAAAGACCACCAGCGCTTTATAAATGAGCAGAAGAGCATAATGCAGACTCTAAG TAAAGATGTAAACACGGTGAAGAAACTAGTGGATGACTCTCTTTCGGGCCAATTTACGTCTTCACTGCGTCCTCATGATGCTGTTTCGGCCTTAGGTCCTATGTATGACTGCCATGATAAGAATTACCTTCCAAAGATGAAAGAATGTGATCATGCAATTTCAACTTTGCTTGGTTTCTGCCGGGATAAAAAAATTGAGATGAATATCTTTGTGCACAATTATATGCAAAAGATTGCATATATCCAGTACACCATCAAAGATGTGCGTTACAAATTTTCCGTATTCCAGGAAGCTTTGAAGCGTCAGAATGATCAATTTGAGCCCTTAAAAGTGGTGCGTGGAATTGGTCCTGCTTATAGGGCTTGCCTTGCAGAAGTTGTGAGACGAAAAGCAGAGATGAAGATCTATATGGGCAAGGCTGGGCAAATGGCAGAAAAACTTGCAACTGAGAGGGAATCAGAGGTTAGAAGACGCGAAGAATTTCTGAAAGTACATAGTACCTATATTCCCCGAGATATTTTTGCAACCATGGGATTGTATGACACACCTAATCCATGTGATGTTAATGTATCTCCTTTTGACTCTAATTTGCTTGATATAGAGCTTCCGGATGTTGATCGTTATGCGCCAGAGTCACTGTTAGGACTCTCTTCAAAGAGCGAGAAGTATGGGACTTCAAGGAGTTCATTATTGATGTCTGACGATGGTTCTCAATCTACTGAAGTCGAAGGAAATGCAGCGAACTTCCAAGAGAAGTATGGTTCACAGGAGTTACTTGAGGAGACAGAGCTGGTGGAAATTGCAGGGACCAGCAAGATGGAAGTTGAGAATGCAAAACTGAAAGCTGAACTTGCTTCTAAAATTGCCTTCTTGTCCTCCATATGCACTGAGTTCGATTACGAATCACTCGGTGATAGCAAAATAGAGAGTTTATTGAAAAATGCTGCGGAGAAGACTTCTGAAGCTTTGCATTTGAAAGATGAGTATGAAAAACACCTGCAGACATTGCTAAAAATGAAGAAGATACAGTGTGACTGTTATGAGAAACGGATTCAGGAGTTGGAGCAAAGGTTGTCTGATCAGTATGTGGATAGGCATAAGCTTTCTGCTGATGAGAGTAGTTCTAATTTTGCAGTTTCAACTGCAAAGATTGATGATAACAAGTCAGAAATATCAGGACTTGAAGGAATTCATATGCCATGCTCAATGGGAGAAGCGTCTTGTGCGTCCAGCCCATTAAAACCTGTGCTTCTCCCTGCAGAAGATAAGGCACAAGAAAGGATTGATGATAGTATGACAGATTCCTCTAGCACGATCAATCCAATTCCCCTGTTGGATTCATCAATGCTCGATCTACATAGTGATAAAGGGCATTCGTGTGACAAAAACGAGAAGGGCAAACTGTTGACAGATGAGGGCGCGGCACTTGCCTCTAGTAATATGGCAGTTAGCATGTCACAGCCAACTGGTGTTGTATCCTGTGAAACAGTTGTTGAACCAGGTGTGGATGCTACAGAAAGTGATAACTTTGTGATGGAATTAGAAAATGCCTTAGCAGGGAAAGTGAGTCAATTAGATAATGCAGAAACCAAAATCCAAGCATTAATGGATGAGGTTTCCAAGCTTGGAAGGGAGTTGGAGATCAGTCAGAAGCTACTTGATGAATCTCAG ATGAATTGTGCTCACTTAGAGAACTGTCTACATGAGGCAAGAGAGGAAGCTCAGACCCATCTATGTGCAGCTGATCGTAGGGCCTCAGAGTACAGTGCATTGCGTGGCTCTGCTGTCAAAATGCGTGGTCTTTTTGAAAGACTGAGAAGCTGTGTTTTGTCTGCTGGGGTGACTGATTTTGTTGATTCATTGCGTTCTTTAGCTCAGTCTTTATCCAG TTCTGCCCACAAAACCGATGATGATAGCACTGCTGAGTTCCGGGAATGTATAAGGGTACTGGCTGATAAAGTTGGTGTTTTGTCAAGGCAACGGGCGGAATTACTTGACAGATACTCAAAAACCGAAGCAGCAAATGAGCAGCTTAACAAGGATTTGGAAGAAAAGAAAGAGTTGGTCAACACGCTTTACACGAAGCATCAACTTGAAAAGCAG GCGAACAAAGAGAAGATATCATTTAATCGGTTAGAAGTCCATGAAATTGCTGCATTCATTCTCAACTCTTCCGGATACTATGAGGCCATCAATCGTAACTCCCCTCATTATTATCTCTCAGCTGAATCAGTAGCCTTATTttctgatcatcttacaaacCGTACAAGCTATATCGTAGGCCAGGTTGTACATATTGAACGACAGACGGTGAAATCACCACCTCCATCTACATCAGTTCAAGCTGATAGTGCTAGAGATCGGGTAGATATACTGACCCCCGAAACCGGAACCAACCGTTTGACATTTAATTCAAGTTCGACTTCAAATCCTTATGGTCTTCCTGTTGGATGTGAATACTTCGTAGTGACCATAGCCATGTTACCTGATACCGCTATTCATCCGACTAATCCTTCCTGA